The following proteins are co-located in the Spinactinospora alkalitolerans genome:
- a CDS encoding ABC transporter ATP-binding protein: MSGGSLTVHDLAVHYGRAVRPLRRVSLEVAQGGVAAVLGANGAGKSTLLRAISGTLRFHRGGIDSGRITFGGQRLDGLDPAAIVRRGIVQVPEGRRVFARMTVEENLQAGGLSGVGRGELRRIRTRVLELFPVLGERAGQRAGLLSGGEQQMLAIGRALMARPKVLLLDEPTLGLAPQIAARIAATIGEINRQGISVLLVEQNAALALRMADDGYVLDVGEVVLSGPADELAASDEVRRRYLGVSEEGLEEDEAVAGLSAARGRTLSRWAS; encoded by the coding sequence ATGAGCGGCGGATCGCTGACCGTCCACGACCTGGCCGTGCACTACGGCCGCGCGGTGCGCCCCCTGCGGCGGGTGTCGCTGGAGGTCGCCCAGGGCGGCGTCGCCGCGGTGCTGGGCGCCAACGGCGCCGGGAAGTCGACGCTGCTGCGCGCGATCTCGGGCACGCTGCGCTTCCACCGCGGCGGGATCGACTCCGGCCGGATCACCTTCGGCGGCCAACGGCTGGACGGGCTGGACCCCGCCGCGATCGTGCGGCGGGGCATCGTGCAGGTGCCCGAGGGGCGGCGCGTGTTCGCCCGGATGACGGTGGAGGAGAACCTCCAGGCCGGCGGGCTGAGCGGAGTGGGCAGGGGCGAGCTGCGCCGGATCCGGACGCGGGTGCTGGAGCTGTTCCCGGTGCTGGGTGAGCGCGCCGGCCAGCGCGCGGGACTGCTCTCCGGGGGCGAGCAGCAGATGCTGGCGATCGGGCGCGCGCTCATGGCCCGGCCGAAGGTGCTGCTGCTGGACGAGCCGACGCTGGGACTCGCACCGCAGATCGCCGCCCGCATCGCGGCCACGATCGGCGAGATCAACCGGCAGGGCATCTCCGTGCTGCTGGTCGAGCAGAACGCGGCGCTGGCACTGCGCATGGCCGATGACGGCTACGTGCTCGACGTCGGCGAGGTCGTGCTGTCCGGACCCGCGGACGAGCTGGCCGCCAGCGACGAGGTCCGGCGCCGCTACCTCGGCGTCAGCGAGGAGGGCCTGGAGGAGGACGAGGCCGTGGCGGGGCTGTCCGCCGCGCGGGGGCGCACGCTGTCCAGGTGGGCGTCGTGA
- the ku gene encoding non-homologous end joining protein Ku: MARPIWTGALSFGLVSVPVGLYPATAGRTPGFHQIERGTSDRIRYRRVNERTGKEVPYRDVVRGARTESGGYVVLEAADLESVAPDRSRSLDIDAFVPADEVEPIHRDRTYYLAPNSTEAPKVYALLCSALERSGRLGLSSLVLQDRRHLALIGPQNGALTLTTLFYADEVRAPEEVLASMPDGSGLSGHEVEMAVRLVEAMGGHWRPEEHRDVHRERLEALIAAKSRGKPVKRPAAPPPRETNVVDLMEALRSSIHRDGGAQRGRARDRVDGAGDREPRLKDMSKRELSRLATSLDVPGRSKMDRAELEEAVRKARRRSARRRKAS, encoded by the coding sequence ATGGCACGGCCGATATGGACCGGTGCGCTGTCGTTCGGACTGGTGAGCGTCCCGGTGGGGCTCTACCCCGCCACGGCGGGCCGCACGCCGGGGTTCCACCAGATCGAGCGCGGCACGTCCGACCGCATCCGCTACCGGCGGGTCAACGAGCGCACCGGCAAGGAGGTCCCCTACCGCGACGTGGTCAGGGGGGCCAGGACCGAGTCCGGCGGCTACGTGGTGCTGGAGGCGGCCGACCTGGAGTCGGTGGCGCCCGACCGCTCGCGCTCGCTGGACATCGACGCCTTCGTTCCGGCCGACGAGGTCGAGCCGATCCACCGCGACCGGACCTACTACCTCGCGCCCAACTCGACCGAGGCTCCCAAGGTCTACGCGCTGCTGTGCTCGGCCCTGGAACGCTCGGGCCGGCTCGGCCTGTCCTCACTGGTGCTGCAGGACCGCCGGCACCTCGCGCTGATCGGCCCGCAGAACGGCGCGCTGACGCTGACCACGCTGTTCTACGCCGACGAGGTGCGCGCCCCCGAGGAGGTGCTCGCCTCGATGCCCGACGGCTCCGGCCTGAGCGGGCACGAGGTCGAGATGGCGGTGCGGCTCGTGGAGGCCATGGGCGGGCACTGGCGCCCCGAGGAGCACCGCGACGTGCACCGCGAACGCCTGGAGGCGCTCATCGCCGCCAAGTCGCGCGGCAAGCCGGTGAAACGGCCCGCTGCGCCGCCGCCGCGGGAGACCAACGTCGTCGACCTCATGGAGGCGCTGCGCTCCAGCATCCACCGGGACGGGGGCGCGCAGCGGGGCCGGGCGCGGGACCGGGTGGACGGCGCCGGGGACAGGGAGCCGCGGCTGAAGGACATGTCGAAGCGGGAGCTGAGCCGCCTGGCCACCTCGCTGGACGTGCCGGGGCGCTCCAAGATGGACCGGGCCGAACTGGAGGAGGCCGTGCGCAAGGCCAGGCGGCGCTCGGCGCGGCGGAGGAAGGCGTCATGA
- a CDS encoding ABC transporter ATP-binding protein, with the protein MGVVKRAAATAGPGPALEVRDVTVRFGGLTALDRVSFTVPPGAIHAIIGPNGAGKSTCFNVLSGVYRATSGRVGFGGHELTAMAPHRVAGVGVARTFQNIALSHSQTVRSNLLTGRHRLTGSGFLSAGLRLPRARGEEAAHAERVREIAGFVGLREHLETEVRLLPYGIQKRVELARALAMEPRLLLLDEPVAGMTSAERRVMAELVAAVRRSLGISVLLVEHDMGIVMRLADSVTVLDFGRRIADGVPEEIQRDPAVIRAYLGAEEADADRGAGPDAPATPPTDKD; encoded by the coding sequence GTGGGCGTCGTGAAGCGGGCCGCGGCGACGGCCGGTCCGGGGCCGGCGCTGGAGGTCCGCGACGTCACCGTGCGCTTCGGCGGGCTGACGGCGCTGGACCGGGTGAGCTTCACGGTGCCTCCCGGCGCGATCCACGCGATCATCGGTCCCAACGGCGCGGGCAAGTCCACCTGCTTCAACGTACTGTCGGGCGTGTACCGGGCGACATCGGGACGCGTCGGCTTCGGCGGGCACGAGCTCACCGCCATGGCGCCGCACCGCGTCGCCGGCGTGGGCGTGGCCAGGACCTTCCAGAACATCGCGCTCTCGCACAGCCAGACGGTGCGCAGCAACCTGCTGACGGGTCGGCACCGGCTCACCGGCTCCGGTTTCCTCTCAGCGGGGCTGCGGCTGCCGCGGGCCCGCGGCGAGGAGGCCGCCCACGCGGAGCGGGTCCGCGAGATCGCCGGCTTCGTCGGCCTGCGCGAACACCTGGAGACCGAGGTGCGGCTGCTGCCCTACGGGATCCAGAAGCGGGTGGAGCTGGCCCGCGCGCTGGCGATGGAGCCGCGCCTGCTCCTGCTCGACGAGCCGGTCGCCGGCATGACCAGCGCCGAGCGCCGCGTCATGGCCGAACTGGTCGCGGCGGTACGCCGGAGCCTGGGCATCTCGGTGCTGCTGGTGGAGCACGACATGGGCATCGTGATGCGGCTCGCCGACTCCGTCACCGTCCTGGACTTCGGCCGGCGCATCGCCGACGGCGTCCCCGAGGAGATCCAGCGCGACCCCGCTGTCATACGCGCCTACCTGGGCGCGGAGGAGGCCGACGCCGACCGCGGCGCGGGGCCGGACGCGCCCGCCACTCCCCCCACCGACAAGGACTAA
- a CDS encoding branched-chain amino acid ABC transporter permease yields MSESSVSHPAPPESAVRAAAGGAGGGPGRPSWYRRPGGYLTAAAAVVLLAIPFYVEVFWLQAGLFAMAAAIGAIGLNLLTGATGQLSLGHAFFIAVGAYGYVAMAAEPAGGGGELLGLGLPTPVAMVGAVLLAGLAGLAFSPIAGRVSGIYLGIASIALVFIGQHLLFNAASVTGGFNGRIVPEFTLLGLSFADTPELVLAGVPFGALERLWYLGLALAAGSALFARGVLRGRPGRAMNTIRDHPTAAAVIGIPVARYRAGVFVLSSMYAGLSGVLLALVFQQTVPDYFDLFLSLDYLAMIVIGGLGSVGGAVLGGVFVALLPQVLTRYADSLPLVVAAGTGDGLAPAEAARILYGAAVVAVVLFIPGGLLPLWQRCRDAVARPRPNSAPPPSDDKEKTR; encoded by the coding sequence GTGTCTGAGTCCTCCGTGTCCCACCCCGCGCCGCCGGAGTCCGCGGTGCGCGCGGCCGCCGGCGGCGCCGGAGGCGGCCCGGGCCGGCCGTCGTGGTACCGCAGGCCGGGCGGGTACCTGACGGCCGCCGCCGCCGTGGTCCTGCTGGCCATCCCCTTCTACGTCGAGGTCTTCTGGCTCCAGGCCGGCCTGTTCGCCATGGCGGCCGCCATCGGGGCGATCGGGCTGAACCTGCTGACCGGCGCGACCGGCCAGCTCTCCCTGGGGCACGCGTTCTTCATCGCCGTGGGCGCCTACGGCTACGTGGCGATGGCCGCCGAGCCCGCGGGCGGGGGCGGCGAGCTGCTGGGGCTGGGCCTGCCCACCCCCGTCGCGATGGTCGGCGCGGTGCTGCTGGCCGGGCTGGCCGGGCTGGCGTTCAGCCCGATCGCCGGCCGGGTGAGCGGGATCTACCTCGGCATCGCCTCCATCGCCCTGGTCTTCATCGGCCAGCACCTGCTGTTCAACGCCGCGTCGGTCACCGGGGGCTTCAACGGCCGGATCGTACCGGAGTTCACCCTGCTGGGCCTCTCCTTCGCCGACACCCCCGAGCTCGTCCTGGCCGGCGTGCCCTTCGGCGCGCTGGAGCGGCTGTGGTACCTGGGGCTGGCCCTGGCCGCCGGCTCGGCGCTGTTCGCCCGCGGGGTCCTGCGCGGCCGGCCGGGGCGGGCCATGAACACCATCCGCGACCATCCGACCGCGGCCGCGGTCATCGGCATCCCGGTCGCCCGGTACCGCGCCGGCGTCTTCGTGCTGTCCTCGATGTACGCCGGGCTGTCCGGTGTGCTGCTGGCCCTGGTGTTCCAGCAGACGGTCCCCGACTACTTCGACCTCTTCCTGTCCCTGGACTACCTGGCGATGATCGTCATCGGCGGGCTGGGCTCCGTCGGCGGCGCCGTGCTCGGCGGCGTGTTCGTCGCCCTGCTGCCCCAGGTCCTCACCCGCTACGCCGACTCCCTGCCGCTGGTCGTCGCCGCCGGCACCGGTGACGGGCTCGCCCCCGCCGAGGCGGCCCGCATCCTCTACGGCGCGGCCGTCGTCGCCGTCGTGCTCTTCATCCCCGGCGGCCTGCTCCCGCTGTGGCAACGCTGCCGCGACGCAGTGGCGCGCCCTCGCCCGAACAGCGCACCTCCCCCCTCCGACGACAAGGAGAAGACACGATGA
- a CDS encoding TetR/AcrR family transcriptional regulator, with the protein MGERGGRGRPTQEVRDAGRTTRSRAVVVTALRLFAERGYEATTMDDIAVAAGVSRSTLFRHFGSKDDILFSDQEQLLESVRRHLRASSGEDPRAAVCAAARMVFHGYVSDPDVALPRYRLVRANAALRDREIAMSARYQALFTQHLSHGHSDARRLLAAEALAAAVIAAHNHVLRSWLKNPGQDLPAGRLDEALAFVTEEMGRGLAEAGRPDPPRRDSTVLVAVYPADAPSGDVLARIHTALEAPGE; encoded by the coding sequence ATGGGGGAGCGCGGTGGCCGGGGCAGGCCGACGCAGGAGGTCCGCGACGCCGGCCGGACGACCCGGTCGCGCGCCGTCGTCGTCACGGCGCTGCGGCTCTTCGCCGAACGGGGTTACGAGGCCACGACGATGGACGACATCGCCGTCGCGGCCGGGGTGAGCCGCAGCACGCTGTTCCGGCACTTCGGCTCGAAGGACGACATCCTCTTCTCCGACCAGGAGCAGCTCCTGGAGTCCGTCCGGCGGCACCTGCGCGCCTCCTCGGGCGAGGACCCGCGGGCCGCGGTCTGTGCGGCCGCGCGGATGGTCTTCCACGGATACGTCTCCGACCCCGACGTCGCCCTCCCGCGCTACCGGCTGGTCCGCGCCAACGCGGCGCTGCGCGACCGGGAGATCGCCATGTCGGCCCGTTACCAGGCGCTGTTCACCCAGCACCTCTCGCACGGCCACAGCGACGCCCGGCGGCTGCTCGCGGCCGAGGCGCTGGCCGCGGCGGTCATCGCCGCGCACAACCACGTGCTGCGCTCCTGGCTGAAGAACCCCGGGCAGGACCTCCCCGCCGGACGGCTCGACGAGGCGCTGGCCTTCGTCACCGAGGAGATGGGCCGGGGCCTGGCGGAGGCGGGGCGGCCGGACCCGCCGCGCCGCGACAGCACCGTGCTGGTGGCCGTCTACCCGGCGGACGCCCCCAGCGGCGACGTCCTCGCGCGCATCCACACCGCCCTGGAGGCGCCGGGGGAGTGA
- a CDS encoding alpha/beta fold hydrolase, with product MALTRYVDGLASGGTVSWLAAGPGPPVVCVHGAGVSSRLLMPLVSAMEGVRETWTVDLAGFGRSTGDQDAVSVGLLADALLDWIDARGLRRPCLLGMSFGCQVVVEAVLRRRSPPGPGAAREPERPLVLIGPTLDPHARSPMGMLLRWLRNSPGERPRMVLPTLADYRDAGTRRMFAAFAASMHDRVEDRLPHVDAPTLVVRGERDRMAPQDWAEEVTRLLPRGRLRVVPGSAHTVSYRDPLPLARLVDAFIAEAAEAAATGGTADGATGKTAEGAA from the coding sequence ATGGCGCTGACCAGGTACGTGGACGGGCTCGCGAGCGGCGGCACCGTGAGCTGGCTGGCGGCCGGCCCCGGGCCCCCGGTGGTCTGCGTGCACGGGGCCGGCGTCTCCTCCCGGCTGCTCATGCCCCTGGTGTCGGCGATGGAGGGGGTGCGCGAGACCTGGACGGTGGACCTGGCCGGGTTCGGGCGCAGCACCGGCGACCAGGACGCGGTCAGCGTGGGGCTGCTCGCCGACGCGCTGCTCGACTGGATCGACGCCAGGGGGCTGCGGCGCCCGTGCCTGCTGGGCATGTCGTTCGGCTGCCAGGTCGTGGTCGAGGCGGTGCTGCGCCGGCGCTCCCCGCCCGGTCCCGGCGCCGCGCGGGAACCCGAGCGCCCCCTGGTCCTGATCGGCCCGACGCTCGATCCGCACGCCCGCTCGCCCATGGGGATGCTCCTGCGCTGGCTGCGCAACTCGCCGGGGGAGCGCCCGCGCATGGTGCTGCCGACCCTCGCCGACTACCGTGACGCCGGCACCCGCCGGATGTTCGCGGCGTTCGCGGCCTCCATGCACGACCGCGTCGAGGACCGGCTGCCCCACGTCGACGCGCCGACCCTGGTCGTGCGCGGCGAACGGGACCGGATGGCCCCGCAGGACTGGGCCGAGGAGGTCACCCGGCTGCTGCCGCGCGGCCGGCTGCGGGTGGTCCCCGGCAGCGCGCACACGGTCAGCTACCGGGACCCGCTGCCGCTGGCCCGGCTGGTCGACGCGTTCATCGCGGAGGCGGCGGAGGCCGCGGCGACCGGCGGAACGGCGGACGGGGCGACGGGGAAGACCGCGGAGGGCGCCGCGTGA
- a CDS encoding TetR/AcrR family transcriptional regulator, with protein sequence MTVDAHRGAADKEARPSRDRLLTSAEQLFGERTYRDTTVAGICSRAGIATGSFYSHFESKQEIFSAVVDRINADVRAAMRRAMEAHGTSTQRDVERAGFRAYCDVISQRPWIHRIIREAEFVVPGQFREYYETLTRRFARGVRRAQMAGDIDPGFDPEVIAYLYTGMGNFVGMRWAEWTGGGRVPDDVLDDVFALLAHGLPPRGAA encoded by the coding sequence ATGACCGTGGACGCCCATCGGGGGGCGGCCGACAAGGAGGCGCGGCCCTCCAGGGACCGCCTGCTGACGTCGGCGGAACAGCTCTTCGGGGAGCGCACGTACCGCGACACGACGGTCGCGGGCATCTGCTCCCGCGCGGGAATCGCCACGGGGAGCTTCTATTCGCACTTCGAGTCGAAGCAGGAGATCTTCTCGGCGGTCGTCGACCGCATCAACGCCGACGTGCGCGCCGCCATGCGCAGGGCGATGGAGGCCCACGGCACCAGCACCCAGCGCGACGTCGAACGCGCCGGGTTCCGGGCCTACTGCGATGTCATATCGCAGCGCCCGTGGATCCACCGGATCATCCGCGAGGCCGAGTTCGTCGTCCCCGGGCAGTTCCGCGAGTACTACGAGACGCTGACGCGGCGCTTCGCGCGCGGAGTGCGCCGGGCCCAGATGGCCGGCGACATCGACCCCGGGTTCGATCCCGAGGTCATCGCCTACCTCTACACCGGGATGGGCAACTTCGTGGGCATGCGCTGGGCCGAGTGGACCGGGGGCGGGAGGGTCCCCGACGACGTCCTCGACGACGTCTTCGCGCTGCTGGCCCACGGCCTGCCACCGCGCGGGGCGGCCTGA
- a CDS encoding branched-chain amino acid ABC transporter permease produces MIKLLELLVNGVSIGAVYALIALGFVIIYRATEVVNFAHASLVLVGGYITAVTHQHIGFWPALGLGIAGAAVLGAALEFLLIRRSKAENRHILAIATIGIDIVIIAQLTRMIGADVLAMGDPWQNQVVRIGEVSIAQTRIAAFVIAALVLTGFVLAFKYTSWGLSMRAAAEDDETASLMGVRLGRVSMSAWAVAGGLAALAALFLTVFPTPGLDRATSLAAIKAFPAAIIGGLDSTNGALAGGLIVGLTESLVTGYQGDLTFLGRGLGEVAPFIVMVAILLIRPTGLFGVKETARV; encoded by the coding sequence GTGATAAAGCTTCTCGAACTGCTGGTCAACGGCGTCTCGATCGGGGCCGTCTACGCGCTGATCGCGCTGGGCTTCGTGATCATCTACCGCGCCACGGAGGTCGTGAACTTCGCGCACGCCTCACTGGTGCTGGTCGGCGGCTACATCACCGCGGTCACCCACCAGCACATCGGGTTCTGGCCGGCGCTGGGCCTGGGGATCGCCGGCGCGGCCGTGCTCGGCGCGGCGCTGGAGTTCCTGCTGATCCGCCGGTCCAAGGCGGAGAACCGGCACATCCTGGCGATCGCCACCATCGGCATCGACATCGTTATCATCGCCCAGCTCACCCGCATGATCGGCGCCGACGTCCTGGCGATGGGCGATCCCTGGCAGAACCAGGTCGTGCGGATCGGCGAGGTGAGCATCGCCCAGACCCGCATCGCCGCATTCGTCATCGCCGCCCTGGTGCTGACCGGGTTCGTGCTCGCGTTCAAGTACACCTCGTGGGGGCTGTCCATGCGGGCCGCCGCCGAGGACGACGAGACCGCCTCCCTCATGGGCGTGCGCCTGGGCCGGGTGTCGATGTCGGCGTGGGCGGTCGCCGGCGGGCTGGCCGCGCTCGCGGCGCTGTTCCTCACCGTGTTCCCCACCCCCGGACTGGACCGGGCGACGAGCCTGGCCGCCATCAAGGCGTTCCCCGCCGCGATCATCGGGGGGCTCGACTCCACCAACGGCGCGCTCGCGGGCGGCCTCATCGTGGGGCTGACCGAGTCCCTGGTCACCGGCTACCAGGGGGACCTGACCTTCCTCGGGCGCGGGCTGGGCGAAGTGGCGCCGTTCATCGTCATGGTCGCCATCCTGCTCATCCGGCCCACCGGGCTGTTCGGCGTGAAGGAGACGGCCCGTGTCTGA
- a CDS encoding acyl-CoA dehydrogenase family protein: protein MSDFDLYRPTEEHDALREAVRAVAEDKIAPHAAEVDAAAEFPQAAYDALRAGDFHAPHIPEAYGGAGADALATCIVIEEVARSCASSSLIPAVNKLGTMPLVLAGSEEVKRRYLAPVASGEAMFSYGLSEREAGSDTANMRTRATADGHDWILSGQKSWITNAGVSDYYTVMAVTDPDGPRGRNISAFVVHADDEGFSVGEPEKKLGIKGSPTRELLFDNVRIPGDRLVGNLGDGLRIALRTLDHTRVTIGAQAVGIAQGALDYALGYVKERRQFGKAIAEFQGLQFMLADMGMKLEAARQMVYVAAAKSERGDDDLSFFGAAAKCYASDVAMEITTDAVQLLGGNGYTRDYPVERMMRDAKITQIYEGTNQIQRMVMARQMLK from the coding sequence ATGAGTGACTTCGACCTGTACCGCCCGACCGAGGAGCACGACGCGCTGCGCGAGGCCGTCCGCGCCGTCGCCGAGGACAAGATCGCCCCGCACGCCGCGGAGGTCGACGCCGCCGCCGAGTTCCCGCAGGCCGCCTACGACGCCCTGCGGGCCGGCGACTTCCACGCCCCGCACATCCCCGAGGCCTACGGCGGTGCCGGAGCCGACGCGCTGGCCACGTGCATCGTCATCGAGGAGGTCGCGCGCTCCTGCGCGTCCTCGTCGCTGATCCCCGCGGTCAACAAGCTCGGCACGATGCCGCTCGTCCTGGCCGGGTCCGAGGAGGTCAAGCGGCGCTACCTGGCGCCGGTGGCGTCCGGTGAGGCGATGTTCTCCTACGGCCTGTCCGAGCGCGAAGCCGGCTCCGACACCGCGAACATGCGGACCCGGGCGACCGCGGACGGCCACGACTGGATCCTGTCCGGGCAGAAGTCCTGGATCACCAACGCCGGCGTGAGCGACTACTACACCGTCATGGCGGTCACCGACCCCGACGGGCCCCGGGGGCGCAACATCAGCGCGTTCGTCGTGCACGCCGACGACGAGGGCTTCTCGGTGGGCGAGCCGGAGAAGAAGCTCGGCATCAAGGGCTCGCCGACGCGCGAGCTGCTGTTCGACAACGTCCGCATCCCCGGCGACCGGCTCGTCGGCAACCTCGGCGACGGCCTGCGGATCGCGCTGCGCACGCTGGACCACACCCGGGTGACCATCGGCGCCCAGGCGGTGGGCATCGCCCAGGGCGCCCTCGACTACGCCCTGGGCTACGTCAAGGAGCGCAGGCAGTTCGGCAAGGCCATCGCCGAGTTCCAGGGCCTGCAGTTCATGCTCGCCGACATGGGCATGAAGCTGGAGGCCGCGCGGCAGATGGTCTACGTCGCCGCCGCGAAGTCCGAGCGCGGCGACGACGACCTCTCCTTCTTCGGCGCCGCGGCCAAGTGCTACGCCTCCGACGTCGCCATGGAGATCACCACCGACGCGGTCCAGCTCCTCGGCGGCAACGGCTACACCCGCGACTACCCGGTCGAGCGGATGATGCGCGACGCCAAGATCACCCAGATCTACGAGGGCACCAACCAGATCCAGCGCATGGTGATGGCCCGCCAGATGCTGAAGTAG
- a CDS encoding FMN-binding negative transcriptional regulator has translation MYQPREFAGTDEDTAYAHIRSNPFGIIVSASGELAATHLPFLLDDEDRPAGLVSHFARRNPQWERLADGDDVLCVFPGPSSYISPNVYTAEPDVPTWNYTAVHVHGRFHLLADPPEVRELLARTVRTFERGSSAPWQLSSMDPADLEGLARGVVGFGVRTTRIVGGYKLSQDKLDEDVEQVRRGLASSDRHEDRAVAEAMRTHQVRGRRSPPSTDPASWLPRDGPA, from the coding sequence ATGTACCAGCCGCGCGAATTCGCGGGAACGGATGAGGACACCGCTTACGCGCACATCAGAAGCAACCCGTTCGGGATCATCGTCAGCGCGTCCGGCGAGCTCGCGGCCACGCATCTGCCGTTCCTGCTGGACGACGAAGACCGCCCCGCCGGCCTGGTGAGCCACTTCGCCCGCCGCAACCCCCAATGGGAGCGGCTTGCCGACGGCGACGACGTGCTGTGCGTCTTCCCCGGCCCCAGCTCCTACATCAGCCCGAACGTCTACACGGCCGAGCCCGACGTGCCGACCTGGAACTATACGGCCGTGCACGTCCACGGTCGGTTCCATCTCCTGGCCGATCCGCCGGAGGTGCGCGAACTGCTGGCGCGGACGGTGCGCACCTTCGAGCGCGGCTCCTCGGCGCCGTGGCAGCTCTCCTCGATGGATCCGGCCGACCTCGAAGGGCTGGCCCGCGGCGTCGTCGGATTCGGAGTCCGAACGACGCGGATCGTCGGCGGGTACAAACTCAGTCAGGACAAACTCGACGAGGACGTCGAGCAGGTACGGCGGGGACTGGCGTCGTCCGACCGCCATGAGGACCGTGCGGTGGCCGAGGCCATGCGCACGCACCAAGTCCGCGGACGCCGATCGCCGCCCAGCACCGATCCCGCGAGTTGGCTGCCGCGGGACGGTCCCGCCTGA
- a CDS encoding ABC transporter substrate-binding protein has product MTSTGTTASRPRRLHAGVAAAAALALVLTACSSKASDGEGGVDDEGVAMGPGVTEDTVTVGLMTDMTNVYAALGKSLTQAQQLYFQQVNEDGGICGRQVEVVVRDHGYDVQQAVANYTEISSDVAAFPQFLGSPMVMAVKDRIGEDHVLTIPQAWSTALLGSQYIQVTGTTYDVDMINAVQFLMEDHGIESGDAIGHVYFEGDYGESALHGAVYAAETEGIQLVEQRITSSDTDMTAAVSALEDSDVDAVLMSAGPEQSASLASVAAARGMDVPIVASNSGFAPQLLETPAAEPLLENFYSMNAGLPIAADVDEVQRLADDYSAAYPEDPLDTAVISGYSSAVLIGDALRTACENGDLTRDGITSAHRSQSQYDNPYGVDMDLSIWDASAARQSHVLKPDADAVGGLVVHKEAFGSEMLENYVSPVG; this is encoded by the coding sequence ATGACCTCCACCGGCACCACCGCATCGAGACCGCGCCGACTGCACGCCGGCGTGGCGGCCGCGGCCGCGCTCGCCCTCGTGCTCACCGCGTGCAGCTCCAAGGCCTCCGACGGGGAGGGCGGGGTCGACGACGAGGGCGTGGCCATGGGTCCTGGCGTCACCGAGGACACCGTCACCGTCGGCCTGATGACCGACATGACCAACGTCTACGCGGCGCTGGGCAAGAGCCTGACCCAGGCGCAGCAGTTGTACTTCCAGCAGGTCAACGAGGACGGCGGGATCTGCGGCAGGCAGGTGGAGGTCGTCGTCCGCGACCACGGCTACGACGTGCAGCAGGCCGTGGCCAACTACACCGAGATCTCCTCGGATGTGGCCGCGTTCCCGCAGTTCCTCGGCTCGCCCATGGTGATGGCGGTCAAGGACCGCATCGGCGAGGACCACGTCCTCACCATCCCGCAGGCCTGGTCGACCGCGCTGCTGGGCAGCCAGTACATCCAGGTCACCGGGACCACCTACGACGTCGACATGATCAACGCCGTCCAGTTCCTGATGGAGGACCACGGGATCGAGTCCGGCGACGCGATCGGCCACGTCTACTTCGAGGGCGACTACGGCGAGAGCGCGCTGCACGGCGCCGTCTACGCCGCCGAGACCGAGGGCATCCAGCTCGTGGAGCAGCGCATCACCTCCAGCGACACCGACATGACCGCGGCGGTGTCGGCGCTGGAGGACTCCGACGTCGACGCGGTCCTGATGAGCGCGGGGCCGGAGCAGTCGGCCTCGCTGGCCAGCGTCGCCGCCGCGCGGGGGATGGACGTGCCGATCGTCGCCAGCAACTCCGGCTTCGCCCCGCAACTGCTGGAGACGCCCGCGGCCGAGCCGCTGCTGGAGAACTTCTACTCGATGAACGCCGGCCTGCCCATCGCCGCTGACGTCGATGAGGTGCAGCGGCTGGCCGACGACTACTCCGCCGCCTACCCCGAGGACCCGCTGGACACCGCGGTGATCTCCGGCTACTCCTCCGCGGTGCTGATCGGCGACGCCCTGAGGACCGCGTGCGAGAACGGCGACCTCACCCGCGACGGCATCACCAGCGCCCACCGGTCCCAGAGCCAGTACGACAACCCCTACGGCGTCGACATGGACCTGTCCATCTGGGATGCCTCGGCCGCCCGCCAGAGCCACGTGCTCAAGCCCGACGCCGACGCCGTCGGCGGGCTCGTCGTGCACAAGGAGGCCTTCGGCTCGGAGATGCTGGAGAACTACGTCTCGCCCGTGGGCTGA